From a region of the Candidatus Hydrogenedentota bacterium genome:
- a CDS encoding sulfatase — MSIEIPGPRDVSATSSVLSSFQSGVLPKPIGEQTALSSAFQSHKISFLACLSIAFLAVFSGCDRDSNHPISDNSSVMDSPGVAEPNVSTASLPVPKPEPTPDVEAAHAKPKSRLNVIWILLDAGRAQNMSVYGYERETTPNIKQLAAEGTVFEQCYSQANGTSHSVPSYMTGRYFPVRCLSTGSWHKLYRTPPSDEKLLPGIVRENGYKAVAFSAHPWFVRGSRIYEDFDILNLVRPRDGLAYAEFDDINSETFRWLETSMSEPFFLYLHTMDTHAPHYLKQGYDQWVDRQYAANPDPSKPFSAKHRSYLMGLYDGRFLWADYQIGILVEKLKSLGIYENTILVIGADHGECVGEDGYTLDHPPSLTVDQLFHVPLVMRGPGIPAGKRVAKLVENVDIVPTLIELLSLETNTITDGQSLVPLMHENPSSDSRRYVVASFPDRSDDKLTWITIRSKKYRLEYLPETDTSHLWQLPDNLENRKDVASEFPDEVAAYLKYVRSELFPKWYQYVSLPRTTPRPFSLPVSPAFASPPQAFVSENRVDDSKWTCNYLNLTSTPETEDCPPITMKYDVPNGFYRVEMELRPFQRGSALKVTAQTDSAPKLVVSTRIQESRDLVTIGEYEISDGFFTVTIEQGAKDIGASLSTLRFIPDSYLGKSENSRSQSELEQQVEALGYL, encoded by the coding sequence GTGAGCATTGAGATACCTGGCCCGAGAGACGTCTCAGCGACCTCAAGTGTTCTTTCTAGCTTTCAATCTGGCGTTTTGCCCAAACCCATCGGAGAGCAGACCGCATTGAGCAGTGCTTTTCAGAGCCACAAGATTTCGTTTCTCGCGTGCCTGAGCATCGCTTTTCTCGCTGTATTTAGTGGCTGCGATAGAGACTCCAATCATCCAATCTCAGACAATTCATCTGTGATGGACAGTCCTGGTGTGGCTGAACCGAATGTCTCCACAGCTTCGCTTCCAGTCCCAAAGCCTGAACCAACTCCTGATGTGGAGGCTGCTCACGCCAAGCCCAAATCAAGACTAAATGTGATTTGGATTTTGCTGGACGCCGGACGAGCTCAGAATATGAGCGTCTACGGATACGAGAGGGAGACTACGCCTAACATCAAGCAACTGGCCGCAGAAGGTACCGTTTTTGAACAGTGCTATTCTCAGGCCAATGGGACATCTCATTCAGTCCCTTCGTATATGACCGGACGCTATTTTCCCGTCCGGTGTCTTTCGACAGGGTCTTGGCACAAGCTCTACAGAACGCCGCCAAGCGATGAGAAGTTGTTACCGGGAATTGTGCGCGAAAACGGTTACAAGGCTGTAGCTTTTTCGGCTCACCCTTGGTTCGTTCGGGGCTCCAGGATATACGAGGACTTCGACATATTGAACTTAGTTCGTCCGAGGGATGGACTGGCTTATGCTGAGTTCGATGACATCAATAGCGAGACATTCAGGTGGCTGGAAACTTCAATGTCTGAGCCGTTCTTTCTGTATCTGCATACGATGGATACCCATGCTCCGCACTACCTTAAACAAGGTTACGACCAGTGGGTGGACCGGCAGTATGCCGCAAATCCGGACCCGTCAAAGCCCTTTAGCGCTAAGCACCGGTCGTATCTCATGGGACTTTACGATGGGAGGTTTCTTTGGGCGGACTACCAGATCGGTATTCTGGTTGAGAAGCTGAAGTCTCTCGGCATTTATGAGAACACAATTCTTGTCATTGGTGCTGACCACGGCGAATGCGTTGGCGAAGATGGTTATACACTTGACCACCCGCCTTCGCTTACGGTTGACCAGTTGTTCCACGTGCCACTGGTCATGCGAGGTCCTGGAATTCCTGCTGGAAAGCGGGTAGCGAAGCTGGTCGAAAATGTCGACATTGTCCCGACGTTAATAGAACTGCTTTCATTGGAAACAAATACGATTACAGACGGGCAGAGTCTTGTCCCTCTGATGCACGAGAACCCCTCTAGCGATTCTCGCCGATATGTGGTAGCTAGCTTTCCTGACCGCAGTGACGACAAGCTTACTTGGATAACAATTCGAAGCAAGAAATACCGTCTGGAGTACCTCCCCGAAACCGACACATCTCACCTTTGGCAGCTTCCCGACAATCTTGAAAATCGCAAGGATGTTGCCTCGGAATTCCCAGATGAAGTTGCTGCGTATCTCAAATACGTGCGCAGCGAGCTTTTTCCCAAGTGGTATCAGTATGTCTCCCTGCCCAGAACTACGCCTCGTCCATTCTCGCTACCCGTTTCCCCGGCATTTGCCTCACCCCCTCAAGCTTTTGTAAGTGAAAACCGTGTTGACGACAGTAAGTGGACGTGCAACTACTTGAATCTGACTTCTACTCCGGAAACGGAAGACTGCCCACCCATCACTATGAAGTACGATGTTCCCAACGGTTTCTATCGAGTAGAAATGGAATTGCGACCGTTTCAGAGAGGTTCTGCATTGAAGGTAACAGCTCAGACCGATAGTGCGCCCAAATTGGTTGTTAGTACGAGAATTCAAGAAAGCCGCGATCTCGTGACGATCGGAGAGTATGAGATCAGTGATGGCTTTTTTACGGTGACGATCGAGCAGGGAGCCAAAGACATCGGAGCGAGTCTATCGACTTTACGCTTTATCCCCGACTCTTACTTGGGAAAGTCCGAGAACTCTCGCAGCCAGAGCGAACTTGAACAACAAGTCGAAGCCTTGGGATATCTGTAG